The following are encoded together in the Planctobacterium marinum genome:
- the minD gene encoding septum site-determining protein MinD, which produces MSRIIVVTSGKGGVGKTTSSAAIGTGLALKGHKTVIVDFDIGLRNLDLIMGVERRVVYDFVNVINGDANLNQALIKDKRVDGLYILPASQTRDKDALTKEGVEKVLEELKQTFDFIICDSPAGIEQGALMALYFADEAIVVTNPEVSSVRDSDRILGILASKSRRAEQGLEPVKEHLLLTRYNPTRVTAGEMLSVDDVNEILAISLLGVIPESQAVLKASNLGEPVVMDQESDAGLAYQDAIARLLGEKLDFRFLTEEKKGLLKRLFGG; this is translated from the coding sequence ATGTCACGAATTATTGTCGTAACGTCTGGAAAAGGCGGTGTGGGTAAAACCACCAGCAGCGCGGCCATTGGCACAGGCCTGGCTCTGAAAGGCCACAAAACAGTTATTGTGGATTTCGATATTGGTTTGCGTAACCTTGACTTGATCATGGGCGTTGAACGCCGCGTTGTATATGACTTTGTCAATGTTATCAATGGCGATGCCAATTTAAATCAGGCGCTGATCAAAGATAAACGGGTTGATGGTTTGTATATCCTGCCAGCCTCACAAACTCGAGATAAAGATGCACTGACTAAAGAAGGCGTGGAAAAAGTTCTGGAAGAGCTCAAGCAAACGTTCGACTTTATTATTTGTGACTCGCCTGCGGGCATTGAGCAAGGAGCTTTGATGGCACTTTACTTTGCCGATGAAGCCATTGTTGTTACCAATCCGGAAGTGTCCTCGGTGCGAGATTCAGACCGCATTTTGGGTATTCTTGCCTCCAAATCACGCCGTGCAGAGCAAGGACTAGAGCCCGTCAAAGAACACCTGCTATTGACCCGGTACAACCCGACACGCGTGACTGCAGGTGAGATGCTGAGTGTTGATGATGTCAATGAAATACTGGCCATTTCTCTGTTAGGTGTTATTCCCGAATCACAAGCTGTGTTGAAAGCCTCGAACCTGGGTGAACCCGTAGTTATGGATCAGGAAAGTGATGCGGGTCTGGCTTATCAAGATGCTATTGCACGCTTGTTAGGTGAAAAGCTGGACTTCCGTTTTCTTACTGAAGAAAAGAAAGGCTTATTGAAGCGTTTATTTGGGGGGTAA
- the minC gene encoding septum site-determining protein MinC, with amino-acid sequence MSEQTVELKGTGFTLSVVKITSPDLIKVKHELASKIAQAPQFFNLAPVVINLETCENMPEFNALKSLLSELKLLPVGITGCPEPFKQAANDAGFALMTAAKKSAPTAPVQNVPQIVEKVIKVHESQPGKIVQQNLRSGQQIYAKGTDLIIVGSVSNGAEVIADGNIHIYGALRGRAIAGASGNNEARIFCRKLQAELVSINGHYWTSEKLQDHWEKNTCIALSGEQLHLTSLEA; translated from the coding sequence ATGTCTGAACAAACTGTAGAATTAAAAGGCACTGGTTTTACGCTATCTGTAGTAAAAATTACCAGCCCTGACCTCATCAAAGTTAAACATGAACTTGCCTCAAAAATTGCTCAGGCACCCCAGTTTTTTAACTTGGCTCCCGTGGTAATTAACCTGGAAACCTGCGAAAACATGCCGGAATTCAACGCGTTAAAATCACTCTTATCCGAGTTGAAATTACTACCTGTTGGAATCACCGGTTGTCCTGAACCATTCAAACAAGCGGCTAATGATGCTGGCTTTGCTTTGATGACTGCGGCGAAAAAATCCGCACCAACAGCGCCTGTGCAAAATGTCCCGCAAATCGTGGAGAAAGTGATTAAAGTCCACGAATCTCAGCCCGGTAAAATCGTGCAGCAAAACTTGCGTTCTGGCCAGCAAATCTATGCTAAAGGCACCGATCTCATCATTGTCGGCTCGGTGAGTAATGGCGCCGAAGTCATCGCTGACGGAAATATCCACATCTATGGTGCCTTACGCGGTCGCGCTATCGCCGGGGCGTCGGGGAACAACGAGGCGCGGATTTTTTGCCGCAAGTTGCAGGCTGAACTGGTAAGCATCAATGGTCACTATTGGACTTCAGAAAAACTGCAGGACCATTGGGAAAAGAATACTTGTATTGCACTCAGCGGGGAACAGTTACATCTGACCTCGCTTGAGGCTTAA
- a CDS encoding fatty acid desaturase family protein: MSEHMDLTAFTEELKAIGKEAERNSSKKDYYHMRAIGLMGHSSFLAGIVACISEYYFVSSLLIAWSLMISWLLMHHIGHGGYNKITGIPKRFHSKHYAQGWRRYIDWFDWIKPEAWNYEHNYLHHSFTGELKDPDLVEENLDWLASSSVPWPLKIVVLLFFALTWKITYYSARTLSYLRGHNKIDFGNFFDVRQKSQRVMWLHLFIPYFSVHFVLLPLILEWAFAVGWAFLMCRVAAELLHNLHTFLIIVPNHAGDDLYRFADIEKSERKGSGYYLRQITGSANYHCGNEWLDLSQMYLNYQIEHHLFPALPMRQYRLIQPKVKALCEQYGVPYVQESIWKRVWKMTTIATGRKKMKRDFQFLPPVQR, encoded by the coding sequence TTGTCCGAACACATGGATTTAACAGCATTTACTGAAGAACTCAAAGCTATTGGTAAAGAGGCGGAGCGCAATAGTAGCAAAAAAGACTACTACCACATGCGCGCCATAGGCTTAATGGGACACTCGTCATTTCTGGCAGGTATTGTGGCCTGTATTAGCGAATACTATTTTGTCAGTAGCCTGTTAATCGCCTGGTCACTCATGATTAGCTGGCTACTCATGCATCACATTGGTCACGGTGGTTATAACAAAATTACAGGTATTCCAAAGCGCTTTCACTCTAAGCATTATGCACAAGGTTGGCGTCGCTATATTGACTGGTTTGACTGGATCAAACCCGAGGCGTGGAATTATGAACACAATTATCTGCATCATTCTTTTACCGGCGAATTAAAAGATCCCGATCTGGTAGAGGAAAACCTGGATTGGTTGGCTTCCTCTTCTGTGCCCTGGCCGTTAAAAATAGTTGTATTGCTGTTTTTTGCGCTGACCTGGAAAATCACCTATTACTCAGCCAGAACCTTGTCTTACTTACGTGGCCACAACAAAATTGATTTTGGCAATTTCTTCGACGTCAGACAAAAATCCCAGCGAGTGATGTGGCTGCACTTATTTATCCCTTATTTCAGTGTGCACTTTGTTTTATTGCCCTTGATATTAGAATGGGCCTTTGCAGTGGGTTGGGCATTTTTAATGTGCCGTGTTGCCGCCGAGCTTTTACACAACCTACATACGTTTCTTATTATTGTGCCTAACCATGCTGGTGATGACCTGTACCGATTTGCTGATATCGAAAAAAGTGAGCGTAAGGGTAGCGGCTATTATTTACGCCAAATCACCGGTTCGGCCAACTACCATTGCGGCAATGAGTGGCTGGATTTGTCTCAAATGTATCTAAATTATCAGATAGAGCATCACTTATTCCCGGCCCTACCAATGCGCCAATATCGACTGATTCAACCCAAAGTAAAAGCCTTGTGTGAGCAATACGGTGTACCTTATGTGCAAGAAAGCATCTGGAAGAGAGTGTGGAAAATGACCACAATTGCCACGGGTCGTAAAAAAATGAAACGTGACTTTCAGTTTTTACCCCCCGTTCAGCGTTAA
- the minE gene encoding cell division topological specificity factor MinE: MSLLNYFRPKKKPAASVAKERLQIIVAHERKKRTGPSWLPQMERDILDVIRKYVEISPDAISVQLEQKEDDLSVLELNVTLPE, encoded by the coding sequence ATGTCATTATTGAACTATTTTCGTCCGAAAAAGAAACCTGCAGCCTCTGTCGCGAAAGAGCGTTTACAAATTATTGTGGCTCATGAGCGCAAGAAGCGCACTGGGCCCAGTTGGTTGCCGCAAATGGAGCGAGATATTCTGGATGTGATCCGCAAATATGTGGAAATCAGCCCGGATGCCATCTCAGTGCAGCTTGAGCAAAAAGAAGATGATTTATCCGTCTTGGAACTCAATGTGACGTTGCCGGAATAA